AGGGATTTACCCCTATAAAGGTAAGGCCGTAGTTTATGACCCCGAATATGAGCACCCCCGCCAGAACCCCTGGGACGGTGCCGACCCCACCTGTGGTGGAAACCCCCCCGACGACGCAGGAGGCTATGGCGTCCAGCTCGTACATGGTGCCGTAGTTGTTGGTCGCCCCGCCTGTTCTAGCGGCTTCCAGGAATCCCGCGACACCGTAGAGGGCTCCCGCTATGGCGTAGAGGAGTATGAGGGTCTTCACCACGTTTATACCTGATACCTCCGCTGCCTCTCTGTTGCCCCCTATGGCGTACATGTTCATCCCGAGAGGGGTCTTGTTAAACAGCACCCATACCAGAATCGCCACCGTTAGGGCTATCAAGATTATGACCGGCATCCCTCCGGCGTAGCCCGATCCGAACCAAGTGAAGTCTGGCCTAAGACCCCCTATGGGCTGAGAGTTGTTAGGGGCCATGTCGAAATAGATCGAGTTTATGCCGTAGACCACCACCATCATGCCAAGGGTGGTTATGAACGGGGGAACGTTGAGCTTGGCGACTATAGCACCGTTGATCATGCCGAATATCATGCAGGCCGCTATCGCCAGCAGTATGGGGAATATGACCGGTATCTGAGCCATGTCGGGATAAAACCTTCTGACGTAGTCGGCGTTTTGGAGCATAGACGCCGATATTACCGCCGCGAATCCCACCATTCGACCGGAGGAGAGGTCGACCCCACCGGTTATAAGTATAAAGGCGACACCTAGGGCCAGTATCGCCCTGGTGGAGCTCTGCATCAGTATGTCCCTGAGGATGGCCAGGGAGAGAAACCTGGGGTCTATGGTCGCTATGACTATGACCAGAAACGCCAGAACCACGAATATGGCGTTTTGGGATAAAATTTGTTTGAGTTTCGACATTGTAGGACCTCCCATCATCAGGCGACGTACAGGGTCGCCAGCTTCATTATTTTCTCCTCCGTGGCCTCCGCTCCGTTCAATATGCCAGCCAGCTTTCCTTCACTCATGACCATTATCCGATCGCTCATTCCCATGAGCTCCGGGAGCTCGGAGGATATCATTATGATGCTCTTTCCCTGTTTTGCCAGGTCCGCCATTATGGTGTAAATCTCGTACTTTGCACCTACGTCTATACCTCTGGTGGGCTCGTCGAGGATGAGTATATCCGGGTCTATCAGTAGCCACCGGGCCAGCAGGACCTTTTGCTGGTTGCCGCCGGACAGGCTCCTTATGAGTGTCCCTCTGGAGGGGGTTTTTACGGACAGCCTTTTTATGCCTTCGTCGGTGTCTTTGGACATTGCACCGCCGTTAAGCAGCCCCAGGGCTCCCTTATAGGCCGCTAGGTTTGCCACTACCAGGTTGGCCTGGACCGATAGGACCGGGAAGATACCTGTCGCTCGCCTTTCCTCGGTCAGAAGGGCCATTTTCTGCCTCTTGGCGATTATAGGGGAGGACAGGTCAATTTCCTCCCCTCTCAGCTTTAAAGTTCCCGAACTGGTGGATCTCAGGCCGAAAACTGCCTCCATGAGCTCGGTCCTCTGGGCTCCTACGAGACCTCCTACCCCCAGTATCTCCCCCTTTTTGAGCTCAAAGGACACGTCTTTGAAGGATTTTGGGTAAGGGGAGGAGTAGCCCTTGACCTCCATGATAACCTCCCCAGGCTGGTTCTCCCTGGGAGGGAAGCGGTTCGTCATCGTCCTCCCGACCATTCGGGATATGATATCGTCGGTGGAGAGTTCTGAGGAAGGCCAGGTTCCCACAAGAGTGCCGTCCCTCATTATGGTGACATCGTCGGATATCTGGAGTATTTCCTCGATTTTGTGGGATATGTATATTATGGCTATGCCTCTGGCGGTAAGCTGTCGTATTATGCGAAAGAGGTGCTGAACCTCGTCCTCTGTGAGGGATGAACTAGGCTCGTCCATGACTATTATTTTCGCACTGTAGGACATAGCCTTGGCTATCTCAACCGATTGAATCCTGGAGACCGAGAGATGGCGAATCTGTTGCCTTGGGTCTATGTCCATGTCGAGGTCTTTGAAAAGCTCTTTTGTCTGGGCCTCCATGGCCTTGCAGTCCAGAAACGAAAGGGGGCCGAGCTTTTTTACCGGTGCTCGTCCAAGCCAGATGTTCTCCATCACCGGCCGGTGTGGTATAGGGTGGAGTTCCTGATGGATCATGGAGATCCCCAGATCCAGTGCCGACTTAGGGTTAGGTATCTCCACGGCCTTGCCGTCTAGCTCTATTTTTCCTGAGTCCATTCTGTATATTCCAAAGAGGCACTTCATCAAGGTCGATTTGCCCGCCCCGTTTTCACCCATAAGGGCGTGGACCGTCCCTGGACGGACCGACAGGGAGACGTCCTTTAACGCCTGAACCCCCGGGAATGCCTTGCTGACCTTGGTCATAGTAAGCACCGATCGATCGTTCATCGTTAACCATCCCCTTTCGATGAGAAGAGGGGAGGAGGTCTCCTCCTCCCCTCTAAGGGCACTACTTGAAATCCGCTACGTTTTCCTTGGTGACCTTACGGTAGGGGACCCAGACGTATTTTCCGTCGGTTATGGTGTAGCCTACGTTTTCGTCGGTCGGTGTCTCTCCGTCGGCCATGATCTGGGCCAGGTTGTAGGTGGCTATTCCCTGGTTGACCGCATCGTTGAGGACGGTGCCGAGAAGGGTTCCCTCCTCAAGGGCCTGAATGGCCGGTGCTGTGGCGTCAACTCCGACGACGGGCATATAGGTGTCTCCCTTGAAGTATCCTGCCGCCCTGAGTGCCTCTATGGCTCCTAGAGCCATATCGTCGTTGTTGCAGAAGACCGCCTCGATCTTGTCGCCGTGGGCTGCGAGGAAGGCCGCCATTTTCTCCTGACCTCTGACCCTGTCCCACATACCGGTGTCCTCAGCCAGCTTCTCGACGGGGATGCCAGCCTCCTCCACTGCCTTTATGGAGTATTTCGTCCTGAGTTCGGCGTCCTGGTGTCCTGGCTCACCTTTGAGCATAACGTACTGAAGGACTCCGTCGCCGTTTTTATCGGCGTTAGGATTAGCCTTCCAGTAGTCGACGACTATCTGTCCCGACATGGTGCCCGACTCCTCCGCCTTGGCGCCGACGTAGTAGACCTTATCCCACTTCTGCATATCCTCAGGAAGGGGCTCTCTGTTGAAGAACACTACAGGTATGTCGGCCTTTTTGGCCCTATCTATGATGACGCTGGCGGCGGTACGGTCCACCGGGTTGATGGCCATGGCGCTCATTCTCTTGGTGATGAACATATCTATTCGATCGTTCTGGGTGGACTGGGAGTTCTGGCTGTCCACTATGTCTACCTTGATCTTTCCCTTCGCCGCCCCGGAAATGGCGTTTCTGACCCCTGTCATAAAGGTGTCGTCAAACTTATAGATAGCACAGCCGATTTCCTTTTTGGCGGCGATCGCCGCACCTGCGATACATACAGCTCCTAACAGACCGAGGGCGATGATCTTCTTGCCGCTTCCGTTTTTCATGATGAAAAGCCTCCTTTAATATTATGTTATGATTTCGCCTTTTAGTTTTAGACGTTTGTTCCGCCAGCCTCCACCGGGTTTTTACCGTGGTCGCAGGACGGCTAGTTACCGCCCTACGATCCCATAATAGTGACATTCGTTGCAAAAGGCAAGCAACTACTGTGATTTTAGCTATATTAAGTTAGGAGATGGTTCTATGAGAGAGATGGTGTTCAGAAACGAGGAGGAGTTCTTTATCGACGAGGGATGTTTCATCACCGAGATGTGGAACTCCGAGGCCGATGGGGACGTGTCGGTGGCGAAGGCGCGGGTTAAAGTCGGGGTGACCACCAGATGGCACAGGCTAAAGGGGACTGTTGAGCGTTATGTGATCCTATCGGGCAGAGGAACGGTGGAGGTCGGTGAGTCCATCTCTCAGGAGGTAGGCCCCGGCGACGTCGTTATAATACCGGCTATGTGCCGACAGAGGATAACCAACCTAGGCCAGGAGGACCTGGTTTTTCTGGCTATCTGTACCCCTAGGTTCTTGCCGGAGGTGTACGAGGACGTGGAGTAACGCGCACAGGGGGCGGAAAATCCCGCCCCCTGTGCTCAGCCTCATCCCCTGTAGCTTTTTGCCCTCGCCGAGTCGAACTCCTCCTTTACCCTCTCCATGGCCTCTGGGGAGCTTATCAGGTCGAAAGCCGACGCTGCCAGGATCTTCGCCCCCAGGACGACCGCCTCGTGGGCCTCTTGAGACTTGCCCGCCGTCAGGTATCCGTCGGAGTGGGAGGAGGTTCCCTCCGGGACGAAGGCGATCCTTATGCAGGACCCTGGGACCCTGTACATGACGTTGCCGAAATCGGTGGAGCCCGTCTTTTCCCTCGGTGGGGTTATCCTAGGGGCATCTAGAATAGCCGCGTTTTTCATCAGGATATCGTTCAGCGAGAGGACCGGTATCTTGTTGTCCAGGGACTTTATCTCCAGGATCTCCGCCTCTGTCTCAGTCATGAGGGCCGCCCCTTGGACGATTTTTTTGAACCTCTTTATGACCTCGTCGAGGTAGGCCCTGTCGTATGACCTGAGGCTGACCCTTGCGGTTGCTCTCTTAGGGACCACGTTTGCCGGGCCGCCTGAATCCGTCACGGTGTAGTGCATCCTGGTGTCATCCAGAACGTGTTCCCTCAGGAACTCTATTCCCTGAAAAAGGAGCAACACACCGTCGAAGGCGCTTCTGCCTTTCTCAGGAGCCAGGGCGGCGTGGGCGCTTGTCCCGTGAAAGGTCACGTCGAAGTTGGACATCGCCATGGACTTTACGTCTGTGGTAGTAGTCGGCGATCCGTGCATCATCAGGGCTACGTCTATATCCTGAAAACAGCCCTGTTTCAGCATCTCTATCTTGCATCCTACGGTCTCCTCCGCTGGAGTTCCGTACACCACTATCTCGTGTTCCTCCTCACAGCATTCCTTTAAGGCCAGAGCCGCACCGATCACCGCCGGTCCCTGCATGTGGTGTCCGCAGGCGTGCCCGATGTTCTCAAGGGCGTCGTACTCGCAGAGCAGCCCTATCCTAGGGCCATTCTCTCCCTTTTTATAGGTCGCCCTGAAGGCGGTTTCCAACCCCCCTATCCCTGATGCAACCGAAAATCCGTGCTTATGAAGGTAGTCGACGAGTATCCCCGAGCTTCTGTGCTCCTGAAGGCCTATCTCTGGATTGTCGAAGAGATCGTCGGACATAGTGCATATCTCCGGTTGGATCTCGTCTATAAAGGAGAAGATCCCTTTTTTTGTTCCATCAATCATGTCGGTCCCCCTTAAAAAGGTCCGTATCCGGTGAGGTTGGCGACGGTCACCAATACCGATCCTGTGACGACCCAGATCAGGAAGAGCTTCCACATATAGCGCATCCACTGGTCGTATCTGATGTTCGCCACGGCCAAAAAGCCCATGAGGGCCGATGACGTGGGCAGGATGTAGTTGCTAAGTCCGTCCCCGAAGTTGAAGGCGAGGATGGCGGTCTGTCTTGTCATACCTATCATGTCGGCGACGGGGAACATTATAGGCATCGTGGCTGCTGCCTGGCCACTGCCGGAGGTTATCAGGCCGTTTACGATCAGCTGGGTCAGGAACATTCCGGTTCCCTGGATCAGCGAAGGAAGAGCTCCGAGGGCTCCCCCAAGGTAGAACACAACTGTGTCAAGGATATGCCCGTCGGTAAGTATGATCGAGATAGCCCTGGCGAAGCCTATTATGAGGGCCCCGAAGGTGAGCTTTTTTGCCCCATCGATAAACTCGACTGCGATCTTATTGGGCGAAAAGCCGTAACAAAGTCCGCCCAGAATGGCCATCCATATGAACAGCGCCGCGCTTTGGTTGAGTCCCCATTTCCACTGGATCCCTCCGTAGATCAGGAGGCTGAAGAGTCCTACGACAACCCCGAGGACCACCAGGTGTCTACCGTTCATCTCGTCGATCTGGGAGTTGTCACCTATTGAATTTATCTCCGCGATCTCCAGATCCCTGACTACGCTCAGTGTAGGATCGTTCTTCACCTTTTTAGCGTATCTGATAATATACACGTTGGTGACCACTAAGAACACTAGCAGGCTTAAAAACCTAAAGCCCAAGCCGGAGAACATGGGAAGTCCGCCGATTGCCTGAGCTACGCCGGTCGTGAATGGATTAAAGGTTCCGGTGCTGAACCCTATGGCTCCACCGAGGGCGACCATAGAGACCCCCACTATGGCGTCGTATCCCATTGATCTGGCGATTATGATGGCGACTGGGCCGAAGCCTATAAAAGTGTTGACCCCCATGACCATGCAGGCAAGGGCGAAGGTGGTGGTGAACATAGGTATGATCAAGGCCTCCCTGTGAGCGAAGGCCTTGGCCATCTTTGCGGCTAGAGCCTGAAACATACCGGTCTTTATGATTATGTTGAAGGTCCCTCCAACTATGAGAACCAAGAATATGATGCTGCTGGTGGCGTTCATCCCCTTGACTACCATCTCGGGAACCGAAACTAGGCTCACAGGGTTTTTCTGGGAGAACTGGAAACTGCCGGGAACGATGATCGATTTTCCACTGGCGGCGTCCTTTACCCTCTCGAAATTGCCCGCTGGAATGATCCAGGTCAGTGCAGCCGCTACGATAATAAGAGCGAATATGATGACGTAGGTATGAGGAAAATAACTTTTCTTTTTTGTGTCCGAAGCCATAGAGAACCCTCCCCTGATATTTACACGACGTTCGACGTGTGATTGATATTTATGTCAATTTATTATTTATAGTCGAATTTGTCAAATAAAATGTTTTTACTAATACAGTAGCTTTTAGCTATTTTGCTTATTTTTATCACGAGGAGGACAATATGAATCTACGGGAGCAAAGATACGTCCTTGCCATAGCTAAACACCGCAGTATCAAGGAGGCGGCGAAGGAGCTGTGTATAGCTCCGCCTACGTTGAGCATCTTTTTGGGCAATCTGGAGAGAGAACTAGGGATACCGCTCTTTGATAGGCTGGGAAAGAAGTTCGCTCCCACCTGTGCCGGAAGGGTTTACATAGATTATGCTCAAAAAATGGCACAGATGGACGATGAGTTTGAGAAAGAGATAACTGACGTAAAAAATGAATCCAAGGGCTTAGTCAGGCTTGGGATGCACAGGCGTAGAACCACCTATCTCGTTCCAGCTACTTTGGCTGAGTTTTTAAAGGTCCATCCTGATGTGGACTTTCAGCTCTATGAGTCCGACACGGAGGACCTGTTTAACAGGCTGTTGGCGGGAGAGTTGGACCTCGTCATAAACAACCATATCCATAGTGACGAGATCTTGGAGTACATTCCCTTCTACGATGATAAGCTGGTGATGGTGGTATCCCCATCTCACCCAAAAGTTCAGGATTTGCCCTGTGGCAAAGGGATCCCCTCTTGGGTGGATCTGTCTATGTTCACCGGAGAGACTTTCATACTACAGAGGCCTTCCCAGGCGTCCAGAGGTTATGTGGACCAGGCGATGGCCTATTCCTCCGCAGATCCCGGCAGGACGTTGATAATATCCAACATGGAGGCCGCGTCTCAGCTGGCGGCGGAGGGGATAGGGATCGCCTTCAACATGCTGAGCTACACCGTAAGCTACAACTATCCTAAGCCTGTGCGCTATTTTTTTGTGGGAGACCGAGACATCAAGGTCCCATATTACATAATTCGCAGGAGGGACCGTTATATACCTTCCTACGTGGACGACCTGATCTCTATCCTCAAGAGTTGCATAAATATTTGCTGCTGAGT
The uncultured Dethiosulfovibrio sp. genome window above contains:
- the mglC gene encoding galactose/methyl galactoside ABC transporter permease MglC, translating into MSKLKQILSQNAIFVVLAFLVIVIATIDPRFLSLAILRDILMQSSTRAILALGVAFILITGGVDLSSGRMVGFAAVISASMLQNADYVRRFYPDMAQIPVIFPILLAIAACMIFGMINGAIVAKLNVPPFITTLGMMVVVYGINSIYFDMAPNNSQPIGGLRPDFTWFGSGYAGGMPVIILIALTVAILVWVLFNKTPLGMNMYAIGGNREAAEVSGINVVKTLILLYAIAGALYGVAGFLEAARTGGATNNYGTMYELDAIASCVVGGVSTTGGVGTVPGVLAGVLIFGVINYGLTFIGVNPYWQLIIKGLIIVAAVAFDIRKYVAKK
- a CDS encoding sugar ABC transporter ATP-binding protein, with amino-acid sequence MNDRSVLTMTKVSKAFPGVQALKDVSLSVRPGTVHALMGENGAGKSTLMKCLFGIYRMDSGKIELDGKAVEIPNPKSALDLGISMIHQELHPIPHRPVMENIWLGRAPVKKLGPLSFLDCKAMEAQTKELFKDLDMDIDPRQQIRHLSVSRIQSVEIAKAMSYSAKIIVMDEPSSSLTEDEVQHLFRIIRQLTARGIAIIYISHKIEEILQISDDVTIMRDGTLVGTWPSSELSTDDIISRMVGRTMTNRFPPRENQPGEVIMEVKGYSSPYPKSFKDVSFELKKGEILGVGGLVGAQRTELMEAVFGLRSTSSGTLKLRGEEIDLSSPIIAKRQKMALLTEERRATGIFPVLSVQANLVVANLAAYKGALGLLNGGAMSKDTDEGIKRLSVKTPSRGTLIRSLSGGNQQKVLLARWLLIDPDILILDEPTRGIDVGAKYEIYTIMADLAKQGKSIIMISSELPELMGMSDRIMVMSEGKLAGILNGAEATEEKIMKLATLYVA
- a CDS encoding galactose ABC transporter substrate-binding protein — encoded protein: MKNGSGKKIIALGLLGAVCIAGAAIAAKKEIGCAIYKFDDTFMTGVRNAISGAAKGKIKVDIVDSQNSQSTQNDRIDMFITKRMSAMAINPVDRTAASVIIDRAKKADIPVVFFNREPLPEDMQKWDKVYYVGAKAEESGTMSGQIVVDYWKANPNADKNGDGVLQYVMLKGEPGHQDAELRTKYSIKAVEEAGIPVEKLAEDTGMWDRVRGQEKMAAFLAAHGDKIEAVFCNNDDMALGAIEALRAAGYFKGDTYMPVVGVDATAPAIQALEEGTLLGTVLNDAVNQGIATYNLAQIMADGETPTDENVGYTITDGKYVWVPYRKVTKENVADFK
- a CDS encoding cupin domain-containing protein — translated: MREMVFRNEEEFFIDEGCFITEMWNSEADGDVSVAKARVKVGVTTRWHRLKGTVERYVILSGRGTVEVGESISQEVGPGDVVIIPAMCRQRITNLGQEDLVFLAICTPRFLPEVYEDVE
- a CDS encoding M20 family metallopeptidase, which translates into the protein MIDGTKKGIFSFIDEIQPEICTMSDDLFDNPEIGLQEHRSSGILVDYLHKHGFSVASGIGGLETAFRATYKKGENGPRIGLLCEYDALENIGHACGHHMQGPAVIGAALALKECCEEEHEIVVYGTPAEETVGCKIEMLKQGCFQDIDVALMMHGSPTTTTDVKSMAMSNFDVTFHGTSAHAALAPEKGRSAFDGVLLLFQGIEFLREHVLDDTRMHYTVTDSGGPANVVPKRATARVSLRSYDRAYLDEVIKRFKKIVQGAALMTETEAEILEIKSLDNKIPVLSLNDILMKNAAILDAPRITPPREKTGSTDFGNVMYRVPGSCIRIAFVPEGTSSHSDGYLTAGKSQEAHEAVVLGAKILAASAFDLISSPEAMERVKEEFDSARAKSYRG
- a CDS encoding C4-dicarboxylate ABC transporter permease — its product is MASDTKKKSYFPHTYVIIFALIIVAAALTWIIPAGNFERVKDAASGKSIIVPGSFQFSQKNPVSLVSVPEMVVKGMNATSSIIFLVLIVGGTFNIIIKTGMFQALAAKMAKAFAHREALIIPMFTTTFALACMVMGVNTFIGFGPVAIIIARSMGYDAIVGVSMVALGGAIGFSTGTFNPFTTGVAQAIGGLPMFSGLGFRFLSLLVFLVVTNVYIIRYAKKVKNDPTLSVVRDLEIAEINSIGDNSQIDEMNGRHLVVLGVVVGLFSLLIYGGIQWKWGLNQSAALFIWMAILGGLCYGFSPNKIAVEFIDGAKKLTFGALIIGFARAISIILTDGHILDTVVFYLGGALGALPSLIQGTGMFLTQLIVNGLITSGSGQAAATMPIMFPVADMIGMTRQTAILAFNFGDGLSNYILPTSSALMGFLAVANIRYDQWMRYMWKLFLIWVVTGSVLVTVANLTGYGPF
- a CDS encoding LysR family transcriptional regulator, yielding MNLREQRYVLAIAKHRSIKEAAKELCIAPPTLSIFLGNLERELGIPLFDRLGKKFAPTCAGRVYIDYAQKMAQMDDEFEKEITDVKNESKGLVRLGMHRRRTTYLVPATLAEFLKVHPDVDFQLYESDTEDLFNRLLAGELDLVINNHIHSDEILEYIPFYDDKLVMVVSPSHPKVQDLPCGKGIPSWVDLSMFTGETFILQRPSQASRGYVDQAMAYSSADPGRTLIISNMEAASQLAAEGIGIAFNMLSYTVSYNYPKPVRYFFVGDRDIKVPYYIIRRRDRYIPSYVDDLISILKSCINICC